The Blattabacterium cuenoti genomic interval AAAAAATTAGATACAAGTTATCCAAAAGAAAAAATTTTGGAAATTTCTAAAAAACTTTTTACCCTACCTAAAGAAAAAAAGTTTTTTAGAAAAACAATAGATATATTCAAAAAAAGATTAAATATGATTAATGAAGGATTAGTAGACTGGAGTATGGCTGAACTTTTGTCTTATGGAACTTTATTATCTGAAAAATATGATATTCGTTTATCTGGTCAAGATGTTTCTAGAGGAACATTTTCTCAACGACATGCAATTATTAAAACAGAAGGAGAAGAAGAATTTGTTATTTTTAATAAAATAGAAAAAGGTACAAATGGAAAAATTTGTATTTTAAACTCTCCTCTTTCTGAATATGGAGTATTAGGTTTTGAGTATGGATATTCAATTGGCTCTCCTTTTGTATTAACTTTATGGGAAGCTCAATTTGGTGATTTTAGTAATAGTGCTCAAATTATTATAGATCAATATATTACTTCTGCAGAAAATAAATGGAAAATAAAAAATGGAATTGTTTTATTACTACCTCATGGGTATGAAGGCCAAGGGCCCGAACACTCTTCTGCTAGAATAGAACGATATTTACAACTTTGCGCTAAAAATAATATTTTTATAGCAAATTGTACTACTCCATCTAATTTTTATCATTTATTAAGAAGACAAATGAAACTAAAATTTAGAAAACCTCTAGTTATTTTCACCCCTAAAAGCTTGTTTAGAAATAAAAAGTGTATTTCTACTATAGAAGAACTTTCAACAAGTTATTTTAAAGAAGTTTTAGATGATCATACTATAAAATTTGACGAAATTAACAAGATAAAAAAAATAATTTTTTGTTCTGGAAAAATATATTACGATTTGCTTAATAAAAAAGAATTGATTAAGAATGATGATACTGCATTAATTAGAATAGAGCAAATTTATCCATTAGAAATAAAAAATATAAATAAAATACTTTCAAAATATACAAAAACAAAGAAAATATTTTGGGTTCAAGAAGAACCAGAAAATATGGGATTATGGAGTTATATTTCAAAAAAATTGTATAAATTTATTTCATTTAATTTAATATCTCCACCTGAAAATTCCAGTCCATCTACTGGTTCTTATGAGAATTTTTTAAAAATACAAAATAACATATTAGATCAATCATTTTTTCAATAATTAATTTTGTAATATAATAAACAATAATATAAATATTATTATTATGAAAATTCAAATAAAAATTCCATCACCTGGAGAATCTATTACAGAAGTAGAAATATCATCATTATTAGTTAATAATGGTGAATATATTAAAAAAGGTCAAATAATAGCTGAAATTGATTCTGATAAGGCTACTTTAGAAATTTCCTCAGATTATAATGGAATTATATATTTAATGGCAAAAAAAGGAGATAAATTAAAAGTAGGAGATTTATTATGTTTAATTGATACTTCTTATAAAAACAAAAAAGATAAATGTGAAAAAATAAATAAAGAAAAAGTATATGTAGAAAAAAAAATGTCTCCATCATCTAAAATATTGATTAAAGAAAAAAATATTTCATTGCATTCTATTATTGGATCTGGAAAACATGGATTAATAACTAAAAAGGACTGTTTGGAATATAAAAAATATAAAAAAAAACATTACGATAATAAAAATGAAGATAAAAATAACAGAAAAACTACAATAAGTACTCTTTCTTCTATAAGAAGAAAAATTTCTGAAAGATTAGTTAATGTAAAAAATAAAACAGCTACACTTACGACCTTTAATGAAGTAGATATGAAAGAGGTTATTTCTATAAGGAATAAATATAAAAATTCTTTTAAAGAAAAACATGGAGTAAATCTAGGTTTTATGTCATTTTTTGTACTTTCTTCAGTAAGAGCTTTAAAACTTTATCCAGATGTCAATGCTACTATTAATGGAGATAATAAGATTAATTTTCATTATTTCGATATAAATATAGCTATTTCTGGGCCAAAAGGTCTTATGGTCCCAGTAATAAAAAACGCAAATACTTTATCATTTCATGAAATAGAAAAAAATATACAATATTTATCAAATAAAATTCAGTCAAATACTATATCTATAGATGAAATTACTGGTGGAACTTTTACAATAACAAATGGAGGAGTATTTGGTTCTATGTTGTCTACTCCAATAATAAATCCTCCACAAAGTGCTATTTTAGGAATGCATAAAATTACAAAAAGAGCAGTTGTAATTAATAATTCTATTGAAATACGTCCAATAATGTATATTGCATTATCTTATGATCATAGAATAATTGATGGAAAAGAATCTGTAGGATTTTTGTATTCTATAAAGGAATCTATAGAAAATCCAATAAAATTTTTTATGAATGGAAAAAAGGAAAATATACCAAATACTTTAGAAATATAAAACATATATTATTATTATAGTTTTTTTCTAATAAATGGATTTTGTCTATTTATTGTGTTAATTTTTTTCATTTTAATTATTATTTCTTGTATTTTTTTATGCAATATTTCAGAAGAATTTATTTTCTTTACTTCTAATAACAATGATTTAGCTTCTCTTTTATTTCCTTTATGTAAATAAGATATAGCTATATTTAATTTGGCAATAACTATGTTATCTTTAAATTTTAATCCTAATTTTAAAGATTTTTTCATGTATTTTTCAGACATACTAATATTTTTTACTGAAAATAATATTCCATTTAAAAAATAATAATATGCCATTTGATTTTTTGTAAGTTGTTGTTTTGGATTTTTTATATATTTTAAATATCTTTCTAATCCACTGATATCTTTTTTTGCTGCATAAAAAAATGCTAACAATAAAAATTCATTTCTAAAAATAAAAAATATAGGAATTATACTTAATAAAACAAAAAATAATCCATAAAAATAATATTTTTTAAAAATTAAAATAACAGATATTATAAATATTAATATAAACAATAATATTTTTGTGTTTTTACTCATTTTAATTTCCTTTAATTAGATTTTTTGTATATCCAATTAATAAGATCATTATAATTTTTATCACATAAAGTGTGTCCTGAATCATATTCTTTATAAGAGAAATTAAAAGAATAATTTTTTAAAATTTCTAAACTTTTTTTAGCAAAACTTACAGGAATAATTGTATCATTTTTTCCATGAGAAATAAAAAATTCTAAATCATTATTTTTTTCAATATTTTTATTTAACATTTTTTTTTCTATACAACCACTTAAAACAATAACTTTTTTTATTTTACTTGAATAATTTAGAGCTATAGCATAACTTAATATTGCTCCCTGACTAAATCCACATAACCAAATATTTGTTGTTTTTAATTTGTATTTATTAAATATTTCGTCTATAAATATATATATTTTTTTAATAGTATTCCTAACTTGTATTATGTCTATAATTTTTGTTTTTTCTTTATCTGAAAAATCTATATCATACCAATAATATTTACCATTATTATTACTATAGTTAGTAGTACTATCCATAGAATAAATTCCCTGCATGCTTACTATAAAAAAATTTTTTGGGATTTCTTTATTAAGAAAAAAAAGATCTTTTTCATTACTTCCATATCCATGCATAATAAATAATATAGGTAGTTTTTTATCATTTAAAATACAAGAAGATGGTTTTTTTACTAAATAATTAATAGAACAATCTTTTTCAATAAACATTTTTATTATTTTTTATGAATATTAATTGTTTACAATAATAAAAAAAACTATTTAAAAATAACTAAATTTTAGTTTTTAGTTTAAATTTACTTACAAATAAAAATATATTTCATGAATCTATATGAATATCAAGGAAGAAAAATATTAGAATATTTTTCAATTGATGTACCTAACGGAAAAGTAGCTTATTCTGTAGAAGAAGCTGTTGAAATAGCTAAAACTTTATTTAAAATAAAAAAATCCTTAATTATTAAAGCTCAAATTCATGCAGGAGGTAGAGGTAAATCAGGTGGAATAAAGAAAGCAGAAACTTTAAAAGATGTTTATGAAATATCAAAAGAAATGTTTGGTAAATCTTTGATTACTAAACAAACTAATAAAGAGGGAATTATTATTAATAAAATTTTATTAGTTGAAGATATTTATACTTCTAATTCTATAAATTCAGAAGAACATTATTTATCTATTTTATTTAGCAGAGATGAAGAAAAAAATATTGTTTTATATTCTAGAAAAGGTGGAATAAACATAGAAAAATCATCCAAACAAGATTCACATAAAATATATAAAGAAAAAATAGATCCAATATTAGGTATACAATTATTTCAATCTAGAAAAATTGGATATAATTTAGGAATTAAAAATAATGAATCAATAAAAAAATTTCAAAAGTTTGTCCTTTCATTATATAATGCTTATAAATTTTGTGATGCTTTATTAATAGAAATTAATCCATTAGTAAAAACATATGATAACAAAATAATTCCATTAGATGTAAAAATAATTCTAGATGATAATGCCTTATTTCGTAGTAAAAAATATTCTTTTGTAGAAGAAAAAAAACATTCAGGAAATTTTATTAAAAAAGAATGTACCTTTGATAAGGATAATAAAAAATTTAATTTTATAAAATTAAAAGGCAATGTAGGTTGTATGGTAAATGGAGCAGGATTGGCAATGGCAACAATGGATATGATTAAGTTTTGTGGTGGAGAACCAGCAAATTTTTTGGATATAGGAGGTACAGCAAACAAAAAACGTGTAGAAGATTCCTTTTCTCTTATTTTAGATGATAAATTTGTAAAAATTATATTAATAAATATATTTGGAGGAATTGTTAGATGTGATACTGTAGCAGAAGGAGTAATAAATTCTTATTTTAAAAGAAATTATGTTAAAATACCAATAATTATTCGTTTACAAGGAACAAACGAAAA includes:
- the sucB gene encoding dihydrolipoyllysine-residue succinyltransferase, whose translation is MKIQIKIPSPGESITEVEISSLLVNNGEYIKKGQIIAEIDSDKATLEISSDYNGIIYLMAKKGDKLKVGDLLCLIDTSYKNKKDKCEKINKEKVYVEKKMSPSSKILIKEKNISLHSIIGSGKHGLITKKDCLEYKKYKKKHYDNKNEDKNNRKTTISTLSSIRRKISERLVNVKNKTATLTTFNEVDMKEVISIRNKYKNSFKEKHGVNLGFMSFFVLSSVRALKLYPDVNATINGDNKINFHYFDINIAISGPKGLMVPVIKNANTLSFHEIEKNIQYLSNKIQSNTISIDEITGGTFTITNGGVFGSMLSTPIINPPQSAILGMHKITKRAVVINNSIEIRPIMYIALSYDHRIIDGKESVGFLYSIKESIENPIKFFMNGKKENIPNTLEI
- a CDS encoding alpha/beta hydrolase, which gives rise to MFIEKDCSINYLVKKPSSCILNDKKLPILFIMHGYGSNEKDLFFLNKEIPKNFFIVSMQGIYSMDSTTNYSNNNGKYYWYDIDFSDKEKTKIIDIIQVRNTIKKIYIFIDEIFNKYKLKTTNIWLCGFSQGAILSYAIALNYSSKIKKVIVLSGCIEKKMLNKNIEKNNDLEFFISHGKNDTIIPVSFAKKSLEILKNYSFNFSYKEYDSGHTLCDKNYNDLINWIYKKSN
- the sucC gene encoding ADP-forming succinate--CoA ligase subunit beta, which produces MNLYEYQGRKILEYFSIDVPNGKVAYSVEEAVEIAKTLFKIKKSLIIKAQIHAGGRGKSGGIKKAETLKDVYEISKEMFGKSLITKQTNKEGIIINKILLVEDIYTSNSINSEEHYLSILFSRDEEKNIVLYSRKGGINIEKSSKQDSHKIYKEKIDPILGIQLFQSRKIGYNLGIKNNESIKKFQKFVLSLYNAYKFCDALLIEINPLVKTYDNKIIPLDVKIILDDNALFRSKKYSFVEEKKHSGNFIKKECTFDKDNKKFNFIKLKGNVGCMVNGAGLAMATMDMIKFCGGEPANFLDIGGTANKKRVEDSFSLILDDKFVKIILINIFGGIVRCDTVAEGVINSYFKRNYVKIPIIIRLQGTNEKYAKDILKKSSLPIYYTNSLKEISNKIKKILVTIK